The Microcystis aeruginosa NIES-843 sequence TGTTTCTGATAAAGAATCTAACCATCTTTGACTTTCTTTTTCTTGGGTTTCTCTTTTTTTGCGTTGCTTGGCAATCCCTAAATTCTTTTCTTCTCTTGCCCAGACCTATTGATTAATCAGTCCTAAAGGTATTCCTTGCGGTGACACTCCTAATGTGGTATGAACTTTGAGACCAAAGGATTTTTTATAATCTAGATAACCCATTCCTTTTTTGGCTTTTTGCGTCGTAAAGTCTAAACTTGTTGTGTCTTGCACTGCCAAAACTATTGGATGTTCTTTGATTCTTTCTACTGTACTTTTGGCTTGGGCGGCAATTAGATCTGAGGGGTGAAAATAGGGGGAATTCCAAAAGTCGTAGGTGGCACTCGCTGCGGCTAGATTTCCCGAAGCTTGTGGCACACTTGTACTAGGTTGGCTGGCCAAGTTTTCTACGATACTGATTAACCTTTTCTTTCTTCTGGTGTCCCCTAGGTCTGCATACTGTAATTCTTGGGCTGCCCATTTCTCCATTTTTTTGCTTACCTCCACCTTAATTCCTTCTTTCAAAACTATACCTATCAATCGTTTCCCCTTTTTTTAAGTTTCTTCTCTTTTTGTTAAGAAAGATCCGACTAATGGATAGCTTATCAAGGGGGGCAGGGGGGATCAAACCCCCCTTATCAAGGGAGATCCCCCCGCCTACCGGCACCCCCCTTATCAAGGGGGGCAGGGGGTATCGGCACCCCCCTTATCAAGGGGGGACTAAGGGGGTATCGGCACCCCCCTTATCAAGGGAGATCCCCCCGCCTACCGGCACCCCCCTTATTAAGGGAGATCCCCCCGCCTACCGGCACCCCCCTTATCAAGGGGGGCCGGGGGGATCGAACCTAAAATCCATTTTTAATTTAATTATAACCAGCCATTTATTATCTCAAGAATAATCTCACAGATCGCTATCAATATCGCTGATTGCCTCTAATGATTACCAATCAGTTTAAGAGGTTGGAAGGGTTCTTTTTCAGACTCGATCTCCTCTAAAAAATATTACAATCAATCGCTTTTGATATACGCTTTAAAAATAGATGATAATTGAAATCGGTTTTGCTCCCTTTGAATTAAATAACGTTGTTGCAAGGATTGTAAACCATTGATTAAATCACTGGCGGATAAATCTAGGTTATTTTTTAACTCCTCTCTAGATAAAGGTTGATTAACTTTACTTAATTCTAAGGCGATTTGTTGAGCAAGGGGAGAACAGCGACCAAAAATTTGTTTTAAATGAGACTGCATTTTTTTTGTAATAACTAAGCTATTTTCTGCCAAGAAATCGTTAACCTTGCCATCAAAAACATCTTTAATCAAAACGGCAATATCGGTTAAATAAAAAGGATTACCTTCGTATAATTGAATTAATTCTAACCATCTTTCTTCATCTTGTAAACCTTTATTTTCAAGAAAATTAATCGCTTCAAATCCTGATAATTCTAAGCATTGAATAGGAGAACTTTCTTGATTAAGATAGTTCATTTCTGCCGATTTTTCTTGACTAATGAGAATAAAATGGCTCTGGTGTTGGATTTCTGCGATCAGTTTTAAAAAATGTTGATAACTACTATATTCAGGTTGATAATTACCCGCCATTTGACCAACAGCAAAAAGATTTTGAAAATCATCTAAGACGATTAAACATTTATGATTGCTTAGAACTTCTAACAATTGCTGGATTTTATTATCGGTGCTTTCTTTCGGTTCTTTTTGGCAAGTATTCAATAAATCATTTAGCCATAAATCTAAAGACTTAGGAAATTTTAAACTTTTCCAAATCACCACTTCAAATTGTTCTAAATTGAGATCAATAAATCGTTTAACTAGGGTGGTTTTTCCTATTCCCCATAATCCCAAAACGGCAATTAAGCGAGTATTTTGCTTAAACACCCAGTTCGAGACTGTTGCGAGTTCGTTTTCTCGATCGTAAAAATCAATAATTTGAGGAGCAAGGGTTAGATCATGATATTTTGATTCAGATTGAGAGTTATTATTACTATTTAAGTCATTTTCGTTAGACAATCTTGTATTTTCTGTAGGACAAAGATTATTATTATTGCCATTAATACTATAAATATTAGAATTTTTTAATGATTTAATATACACTCTTTCTAAGACAGAACGGGAAGTAGATTTTTTTATATCTTTTTCTAAAACCTCTGATAAAAGCTTCCATAATTTAGCACCTTCCTCTCTAATATGAGTCTCACTGCGGTGATATTCGTTACCTATTTCTTGATAACTCTGTCCTTGCCAACTCCCTTCAAAAATAGCCTTCTGGATAGTATTTAGCGGCTTTTTATCTCGCTCAATAAGGCGTTCATCAATCAGTTGTAAGACTTCCGTGATATTCATACAATCGACACAGCAAAAGACTTTTGGGTATTATAGCCCAACTAAATCCCACTTTTTCCAATTTTTAGAAAAATTTACCCGACAAAACTCCCGATAAAATCCGATGTTTAGGGATTGTCACTTTTTGGAAGCGTTTGGCATGATGGAATGTAGTTAAGCAAAACAGACCTAAAACTAACCATATCTAACTCAGCGACGCTAGTTCTAAGTATTATTGCTTATGTCTCAGTTTAACGTAGGTATTTTATGACGAAGTTCGTTTTAGACAAATATGCGCTCGATTCTAAAAAATCAGAAGCTAAGGCAAAAATCGTCGGTTCATTGGGTTCAAATGCCTCAATTTCAGGGGATCAGATAGAAGTACCCAGTTATGACGCGAGTAAAGTGGTTCAGATTTTAAGTCAAGTTGGTATCAAGTATTCGGGGGGTTAATTTAGGCGACTGTTACCCTAACGCCTTATGTTTTTGGCTCTTCGGTTTGTGTTATGTAATAGACGGGAGTCATAAGGGATGAAAATCTTACAGAGAAAGACATTTTGCGATTTTTGTTAATCGTTTTTGATCTAGAACGAACTAATCAATTAAGTCTTTTGCCAGATAAAGATTTAGCCGATTTATGCCACCCGATCAAACCATACCAAGTAACGAAGAACCTGTTTTTTGTACTAAATTTTTATCAATACTATGTCATTCCAGCAATCAAACATATCTTCCGCCCAAGAAAAAGAAATCAGGGAACGCATTGATGCCGAGCGGAATAAACCTCTGGTTGTAGTCGTAATGGGACAAACTGGAGTCGGTAAGTCTTCCCTTATCAACGCCTTGTTTGGAACAAAGCTCAAGACCAATGACGTACAGCCAGAAACAAAGTCCCCAGAGAAGCATATTGAAAAAGGTTCTGATCACT is a genomic window containing:
- a CDS encoding AAA family ATPase, which gives rise to MNITEVLQLIDERLIERDKKPLNTIQKAIFEGSWQGQSYQEIGNEYHRSETHIREEGAKLWKLLSEVLEKDIKKSTSRSVLERVYIKSLKNSNIYSINGNNNNLCPTENTRLSNENDLNSNNNSQSESKYHDLTLAPQIIDFYDRENELATVSNWVFKQNTRLIAVLGLWGIGKTTLVKRFIDLNLEQFEVVIWKSLKFPKSLDLWLNDLLNTCQKEPKESTDNKIQQLLEVLSNHKCLIVLDDFQNLFAVGQMAGNYQPEYSSYQHFLKLIAEIQHQSHFILISQEKSAEMNYLNQESSPIQCLELSGFEAINFLENKGLQDEERWLELIQLYEGNPFYLTDIAVLIKDVFDGKVNDFLAENSLVITKKMQSHLKQIFGRCSPLAQQIALELSKVNQPLSREELKNNLDLSASDLINGLQSLQQRYLIQREQNRFQLSSIFKAYIKSD